The region CCGCAGGGACGCCTTCACCTAAGTCCTGAAATAGATAAATTTACCGGTCAGATTCGGATCCGAATTCAGGATTGACAAGCCTGCGCCTTGAGACGACTCTGGTTCACACGAATCGTACTTTCTAGGCTGCGTAAGCGCTTACGTGTTCTGCAGCCCAAATCATTTAAGAGAGCCGGACGGAAGATCCAGCCACAAATTGCATTTCTTTTTCAGGAGACAGTGATGACGGGATACGGGCTTTTCGCCTGTCGCGCAATGATGCTTATTGCGGCGACGATACTGGCATTTGGAACCCATAACATCTGGGCGCAAAATGTCCTCGGCAGTATCAGTGGAAATGTAACCGACAGCAGCGGAGCCGCGATCAGTGGCGCTATCGTGACCCTTCTCAATACCGACCGCAACCAGGTTGTTCGCACGGTCAAGACCAATGGCAGCGGAAACTATACCGCTCCGACGCTGCCACTTGGAGGCTACAAGGTCACCGTCTCGGCGACCGGCTTCGGTGACCAGGTGATCAGTGGAATCGTCCTGCACGTTAACGACTCCCTTGCAATCGACGCGAAACTCCATCCGGGAGCCGTCCAAGAGGTTGTGGTAACCGCCGATGCTCTCGCAATCAATACAGAGAATGCGACGCAGGCGGGCCTGATCAACGGAACCCAGGTCCGGGAACTGGTCCTCTCCAGCCGGAACTACGAGCAGTTGGTCGGCCTGCAGCCGGGCGTTGCCTATACGGGTGGCGACCAGATCTATATTGGCAACTCCAGCCCGAATGGCTCCAGCAATGTCGTCAGCTTTTCGGTCAATGGCTCGCGCACCAGCGGAAATGCGTGGACGGTAGACGGAGCTGACAATGTGGACCGCGGATCGAACTACACGTTGCTGACCTATCCATCGGTTGATGCCATCGCCGAATTCAAGACACTGCGCGGCACCTACCAGGCGGAGTTTGGCCGCTCGGCAAGCGGGCAGGTGAACGTGATTACCCGCTCCGGTACAGATAAATTTCATGGAACGGCTTACGAATTTGTCCGCAACGACATCTTCAATGCGAATGACACGCTGAACAAGCTGACGACAACGCCATCCGGCGGAGTCAACAAGACCTCGCCGCGCAGCGCCCTACGCTACAACGACTTCGGCTATACCATCGGCGGACCGGTCTGGCTGCCGAAGATCTACGACGGCCGCAAGCATGGGACCTACTTTTTCTTCTCGCAGGAACTTCGTCGCGTGATCACGTACAAGGCTCTCACGCTGAATGGCGTTCCCACCCTGAACGAGAGGGCAGGCCGATTTACAACCCCCGTCTGCATCAACTACAACCAGACAACCGGTAAATGCAACGATGCAGGTGTTACGACAGTTCCGATCCAGAGCACCATGGCGCAGGCATATCTTAAGGATATCTACGCGCACGTAGGAGCGCCGGACGCATCCGGCACCCTGGTCACACCTCCACAGCGCAACCTCTACAACGGCAATCAGCAGATTGTCCGAATCGACCAGCAGCTCGGACAGAAGCTGAACGTCTTCTTCCGCTTCATCAACGACTCCATTCCAACGCAGGAGCCGGGCGGACTCTTTCAGGGTTCAGGTTATCCGGGCGTGAACACGACCAACACCAATGCTCCCGGCCGAATCTATCTGGGCCACGCAACCTACGTCATCACGCCAACCTTCCTGGTTGACGGTGGTTACGCCTACTCCTATGGCGCGCTGCTGAGCGACCCCGTGGGACTGGCTCTGAACGCGAACTCTCCGGACATCAAGCCGAACCTGCCCTACGCCTCGACGCTCCCGCGCATCCCCGCCCTGACCTTCAGCGGAGGCACAACCCTCACCACCTACGGCCCTTATCGGGATTACAACAAGAACCACAACATCTTCGTAAATGTGACGAAGACGCTGGGCAACCACACCATCAAGTTTGGCGTGGACTACAACCATTACAACAAGACGGAGAACAACGCCGGAGCCAATGCCGGCAGCTTTGCATTCAATGCCGGGAACTACGCTCCATCGACCTCAACCAAGAACTATCAGCAGGCCTGGGCAAATTTCCTGACTGGATTTGTCGATACTTTTTCTCAAGCCTCTTATGACGTAACTCCAAGCGTAACCGCGAACCAGATCGAAGGATATGTGCAGGATGACTGGAAGATCATCTCTCGCCTGACCCTCAATCTGGGCATACGCTACTCGCATTTCGGCCAACCTGTGGATCAGAATCACCAGCTCACTACATTTGATCCCTCACTGTACTCGGCGTCGAATGCGCCAACCATCGACGCTCAGGGGCGCATCTGCGTCGTGGGAGCGCCCTGTACGGGTGTTACGCCCAATGGCAACATCAGCCGCCAGCAGGCAATCACCAACGGTATCAGCATCAATGGCCAGAACTCGCCGTACGGCTCCCAGATCGCAGAAACCGATAAATACAACTTCGCTCCCCGCGTGGGCTTTGCCCTGGATGTCTTTGGGGATGGCAAGACCTCGCTGCGTGGCGGATACGGCATCGCATACGACTCTTCCCTGTTCGGCATCTACGAGCAGAACATCTTCCAAAACCCTCCCTTCGTCAATACGCCAACCATCTCGAACACTAGCTTTGACAATCCCGCGGCCGTTTCGGCCAATGTGAACTACAGTGCCCAGGTGATTCGTGCGACCTCACCAAAGTTCCACACGCCATACAACCAGCAATGGTCACTGAACCTGCAGCAGCAGTTTCCGTTCGGCGTCCTTGCCGAGGTGGGCTACGTAGGCAGCGGACAGCGCCACCTGCTTGGCCTGGTAGACATCAACCAGGCCCCTGTCGGCGCATGGGCCGCAGCCAAACCTGGCACGGCATTGACGACAGGCAACATCGCTCAACTGAATCAGTACCGTCCTTACAAGGGATTCAGCGCCATCAACTCGGTGCAGCCGATCTTTA is a window of Edaphobacter sp. 12200R-103 DNA encoding:
- a CDS encoding carboxypeptidase-like regulatory domain-containing protein encodes the protein MMLIAATILAFGTHNIWAQNVLGSISGNVTDSSGAAISGAIVTLLNTDRNQVVRTVKTNGSGNYTAPTLPLGGYKVTVSATGFGDQVISGIVLHVNDSLAIDAKLHPGAVQEVVVTADALAINTENATQAGLINGTQVRELVLSSRNYEQLVGLQPGVAYTGGDQIYIGNSSPNGSSNVVSFSVNGSRTSGNAWTVDGADNVDRGSNYTLLTYPSVDAIAEFKTLRGTYQAEFGRSASGQVNVITRSGTDKFHGTAYEFVRNDIFNANDTLNKLTTTPSGGVNKTSPRSALRYNDFGYTIGGPVWLPKIYDGRKHGTYFFFSQELRRVITYKALTLNGVPTLNERAGRFTTPVCINYNQTTGKCNDAGVTTVPIQSTMAQAYLKDIYAHVGAPDASGTLVTPPQRNLYNGNQQIVRIDQQLGQKLNVFFRFINDSIPTQEPGGLFQGSGYPGVNTTNTNAPGRIYLGHATYVITPTFLVDGGYAYSYGALLSDPVGLALNANSPDIKPNLPYASTLPRIPALTFSGGTTLTTYGPYRDYNKNHNIFVNVTKTLGNHTIKFGVDYNHYNKTENNAGANAGSFAFNAGNYAPSTSTKNYQQAWANFLTGFVDTFSQASYDVTPSVTANQIEGYVQDDWKIISRLTLNLGIRYSHFGQPVDQNHQLTTFDPSLYSASNAPTIDAQGRICVVGAPCTGVTPNGNISRQQAITNGISINGQNSPYGSQIAETDKYNFAPRVGFALDVFGDGKTSLRGGYGIAYDSSLFGIYEQNIFQNPPFVNTPTISNTSFDNPAAVSANVNYSAQVIRATSPKFHTPYNQQWSLNLQQQFPFGVLAEVGYVGSGQRHLLGLVDINQAPVGAWAAAKPGTALTTGNIAQLNQYRPYKGFSAINSVQPIFIGNYHSLQASARRQWSHGTLLAANYTWSHALTNANADRSGAPQISSNTAAEYGPSAADRRHMFNFNGVYALPFWYEQHGVVGHILGGWEISGLGYFNTGLPLNVTTSGLDPAGVGVVFSSSVSSGRPDRVGDPNAGTPGNPIHTRRHWFNVNAFAPVPAGQVRGGNAQRNVVQGPGWWRVDTGLFKNLNITESLHLQLRGEAFNLFNHTNPDGISTSGLITASGYSASAGNITSYRDKRILQLGAKFIF